CCTCGGTCAGTCCGTTGACTGCGGCCTGAAGCTCCTGCACCTGGCGTTCCAGGTCCTCCACCCGGTTACTCATACGAACAACAGGTTGTTCCGGCTGTATAAATGTGCGTCAGACGGGCGTGTGACGATGCCACATGCCGGCCAGAGAGCCACCCGACTCTCAGTTTCGCCGATCCGACACTCAGTTTCGCCGATACCCCAGCGGTCGTTTCCGGCCGACCTCGATCTCGACGTGAAGCGAGTCCGGAAAGTCCATGTGACCCACCTCCCGGGCGATGTGCTCGGCGCCGTGGATCTCCATCCGGCGGGTGTAGACGGTGTACGTCCACGGATCGAACGTCTCACCGGCGTCGAGCCGGCGGGACAGCGGCACGCGGAGTTTCTCCGGAGACGAGGAGTGTGGTCCCTTGCACTCGACTCCCTTGCGTTCGAGCATCCCTTTGATTTCCCCGACGGTGTCCTCGAGAACCGCCCTGTCGCCCGACTGGAAGGTGAGTTTCGTGACGAAGGTCATGTGCTGGAGCCTATCCGTTCCTGCGTTCCCGAACCTCAAAAACGCATCTACCTGGATCCGCTCGACCCGGAACCCCCCTCGAGTGGGGTCCCGTCCGGGCGTTTCTGTCCCTCCGAGTCGTGGACCACCACCCCGTCGACGGCCGTCGGCCGATAGCTGTCGCGGACGGCGATGGCTTCCTCGAGCTCGCGGATCGCCCGCCGTTTCAGCGTTTCCGCCATCGCCTCGGCGTCCGCTCGCGAGATATCGCGTCCCAGCCCCGCACATTCGTGAGCCAGGACAGACCCGTCGCGTTCGACGACGGCCTCCTCCTCCCCCCGGTCCGACAGCACGTCCAGCGAGAACGGGTACGTCCGACACACGAGCGGGCGTGCCTCGTGGACCGTACACGCGCCGACGCCGTCCTCGTCCTTCGTATAAAAGACGCAGTCGCCGCAGCCGTCGACTGCGAGCGCCCACTCGAACGTCTCCCCGGTCGGTTCTCGGGTCGCTCCATTCGGGGCGTCGTCGCCGCCGCTCGCCACCCCGTCGATCCCGTACGGCATCGGTCTGGCGATCTCCCCCCACTCGCGGTCGCCCGTCGCCTGTAGCCGCCTGACTTCGTCGGGGAACACCGTTGCCGTGTGTGGTTCCCTGTCGACATCTGTGTCCTCGGCCGTACAGCAGCCGCCACACCGCGTGCACTCGAAGCCGATCGACTCGACGGCGTCCGCGATCCGCGCGGCGTCGAGTTCCCGGGCGCGTTCGAGATCGGCTTCGAGGGAGTTCACGGGTGTTCAAACGACTTCACGGGTGAAAAGAGCCCCGGGAACCCGAACCGTCGGACGCGTCGGTTCGGGTCGCCGCAGCCGGCGGTGTGGCTCGGTCGGTGCCGAAACGCCGATCAGTCTGCGACGTCAGTAGCGTCGTCCTCTCCGAGGGCGTTCTCGATTTCCTCTGCCTCCCTCCTGGGGAGCTGCTCCCGGAGCCGCCCCACGAGCGACCGCGCCTCGGCGAGTTCGACGACCGCGATCGCCCGGACCAGCGTCCCAGCCCGTTCGACCCGGTTTCGCCGCCAGGAACGTTCCCGCGCCTGGTAGGTCCGGATCCCCCGCAGGAAGTCGGGCTTCGAGAACGCCGGCCAGTAGGGCGTACAGAAGTAGACGGCCGCCTCGTTGCCGTTCGCGTACCACGGCAGGAAGTTCGACGTTCGCTCGTCGCCGCCGGTCCGCACGATCAGGTCCACCTCCCGCACCGGCTCCCGGTAGAGCCGCCGTTCGATCTCCGCGACGTCGACCGCCTCGGGAGCGAGCGTCCCGTCGTCGACCTCCGCGGCGATCTCCCGGGCAGCCCTGGTGAGTTCGTTGCGACCGCCGTACGCGAGCGCGACGTTCAGTCGGAACTCCTCGTAGCCGGCGGTCCGACGCTCGGCGTACTCGACGGCGTCTTGCACCCGCGGGGGAAGCCGGTCGACATCGCCGATCGCGTGGATCCGGACGCCCGTCTCGTGAACTCGCTCGGCGTCGGCGAACTCCCGGAGCTTCTCGGCGAGCAGGTCGAACAGCGGCTCCAGCTCCTCGTCGGGACGTTCGAAGTTCTCCGTCGAAAACGCGTACAGCGTGAGCTCCTCGATCCCGAGCTCCTCACACCACTCCAGCACCTGCTCGGTCGTCGACGCCCCGGCCCGGTGTCCCTCTGGCGCCTCGGCCCCCTGCTCTCGGGCGTACCGCCGGTTCCCGTCCTGGATAACCGCCACGTGGGTTGGCACCTCGTCGATCTCCCGACGGAGCAACCGCTCGTAGGCGCGCTCGTACGTCCGCTCGAACGGCCGAAGCAGCCGATTTCGGACGTTGGATCGGGAGAGGCGCCCCCCTCCGAGTCGCTTCCGGAGGCCGCGGAACATGTACCCTCCTGCGACCGCCCCGAATATGTGCCTTCTGGAACCAATCGGTCCGTCGAC
The Halalkaliarchaeum desulfuricum DNA segment above includes these coding regions:
- a CDS encoding uS10/mL48 family ribosomal protein; this translates as MTFVTKLTFQSGDRAVLEDTVGEIKGMLERKGVECKGPHSSSPEKLRVPLSRRLDAGETFDPWTYTVYTRRMEIHGAEHIAREVGHMDFPDSLHVEIEVGRKRPLGYRRN
- a CDS encoding YkgJ family cysteine cluster protein, which produces MNSLEADLERARELDAARIADAVESIGFECTRCGGCCTAEDTDVDREPHTATVFPDEVRRLQATGDREWGEIARPMPYGIDGVASGGDDAPNGATREPTGETFEWALAVDGCGDCVFYTKDEDGVGACTVHEARPLVCRTYPFSLDVLSDRGEEEAVVERDGSVLAHECAGLGRDISRADAEAMAETLKRRAIRELEEAIAVRDSYRPTAVDGVVVHDSEGQKRPDGTPLEGGSGSSGSR
- the uppS gene encoding polyprenyl diphosphate synthase, translating into MLRPFERTYERAYERLLRREIDEVPTHVAVIQDGNRRYAREQGAEAPEGHRAGASTTEQVLEWCEELGIEELTLYAFSTENFERPDEELEPLFDLLAEKLREFADAERVHETGVRIHAIGDVDRLPPRVQDAVEYAERRTAGYEEFRLNVALAYGGRNELTRAAREIAAEVDDGTLAPEAVDVAEIERRLYREPVREVDLIVRTGGDERTSNFLPWYANGNEAAVYFCTPYWPAFSKPDFLRGIRTYQARERSWRRNRVERAGTLVRAIAVVELAEARSLVGRLREQLPRREAEEIENALGEDDATDVAD